A stretch of the Capsicum annuum cultivar UCD-10X-F1 chromosome 8, UCD10Xv1.1, whole genome shotgun sequence genome encodes the following:
- the LOC107879855 gene encoding non-specific lipid transfer protein GPI-anchored 16, translating to MENSKVSVSVQDVVLLTLLVGFLALKVVNGQINTACTSSIFSTFTPCFNYLTGSSGNGSSPTEDCCNSLKLSMSGSIDCACLIVTGNVPVSIPFIRTLALSLPQACNAGVPVQCSASGVPLPSPGPALFVPAPAPPPPHHHHAPAHPPRHQRAAAFPPALSPRGPRVAKTRAAPTAVVDPPSVVEDDEPPTVDKPTTTSPLKPSLLPKTLQNPNTNTSTSYISSFSSPLILMLIALVILLIR from the exons ATGGAGAATTCAAAGGTTTCTGTATCAGTACAAGATGTTGTTTTGCTAACACTTCTAGTAGGTTTTTTAGCGTTGAAGGTTGTAAATGGTCAAATAAACACGGCGTGTACAAGTTCAATATTTAGCACTTTCACCCCTTGTTTTAATTACCTGACTGGAAGCAGTGGCAATGGGTCTTCGCCAACTGAAGATTGCTGCAATTCACTAAAGTTATCAATGAGTGGGAGCATAGATTGTGCATGTCTTATAGTTACTGGCAATGTTCCTGTCTCCATACCATTTATTCGTACTTTGGCACTTTCACTTCCTCAAGCTTGCAATGCTGGTGTGCCTGTCCAGTGCAGTG CCTCGGGGGTTCCTCTTCCATCTCCAG GTCCGGCATTGTTCGTGCCAGCCCCTGCGCCACCTCCTCCTCATCACCATCATGCTCCTGCTCATCCTCCTCGCCACCAACGTGCCGCTGCTTTTCCTCCTGCACTTTCTCCTCGTGGTCCACGAG TTGCTAAAACACGGGCAGCACCAACGGCAGTAGTTGATCCACCATCAGTAGTAGAAGATGATGAACCGCCAACAGTTGataaaccaacaacaacatcTCCACTAAAACCTTCATTACTCCCAAAGACGCTTCAAAATCCCAACACCAACACTTCAACATCTTATATTTCTTCATTCTCGTCCCCTCTTATACTAATGCTTATTGCACTAGTAATTTTATTAATTCGATGA